The Lolium rigidum isolate FL_2022 chromosome 1, APGP_CSIRO_Lrig_0.1, whole genome shotgun sequence region CCGTAACTAGCACCCAATCGCGGAACAACCAGGGGCCTCTCTCCATAACTTTCTCCCAATCTGCCAGACAAAAACATTGTATCACAAACCTATTATCATTGACAGCTCTAATGCTTATCTTCTGCGAAGAATTCCAAGCAGCGATCATCTGTTGAAATAGCGCTTCATGGCTGAATCTCTTCCGACAATTAACTCTTGCCACTGCCAACCAGCGGATGCTTTCAGCCAgctcttcctcatcctcctctatAACGAAGTCATCGAATTCTTCTTCGCCTATCTCCAGATTGCCAAACATGGAGTCTATCCCTTCATCACCGCTAGCCTGAGTATGGCACGGCGTGGACCTGCTCCCGTTCCCCTCATTACCGTCCTTAtcaccacctccgcctcctccagctAGCCCCGTCCCATCTGTCTCGCTCGCCGCAGACCTGGTTTCAGACATCCCGAGATCGGGGCACCTCGGGCCCTAACCGCACGAGCAGCCTCGGTGAACGATCGCCGAACACACTTCTCCTTCCGCGGGATCAAGAACGGAGACGGCAGAAAACCTTGGGGATCAATCCGATCTCGACTCCAAACTCGCCGCCAAAGACGGAGAGGACCTAAACCCTAACGGGGACCAGATAGGAGGAAGGTCTCTCAAGGTTTGATCCTACTCCCTTTTGTTAACATGACCTGGTTTCATCTTGTGTTCCCGAAACAACATAATCGTGGTGTATTTTTTTCTGTGAAATAATCGATACTTTTAATTCGGGATTTAGGGTTGATATTGGTGCAATGGGCGGATACACAAGATTACAACACTTCGTGTCAAATCCGTGGCGCATATCTCTTTGGGAATTAAGTACTACTCCAGTTACGTTGTTGTAATAATGGTATCATGTGACATTGACCCAAGGGATGGTTAGTGTGAAGGCATTTGATTTCAAGTGCCCAAGTTTTCCTGTCAACGTCATCCTTGTGGTTAAGGTACGTATAATTGAGTAGTAATCCCTCCATTTGTAAATAAGTTATTCAATTTTAATTTAAAAATAGATATATGTAGCTTCGTTTATAAATAAGTGACTCAAGTTTAGATACTCCTTGTTATTTAGATAAAATTGAGTCATTTATTGTAGAACAAAATAAGTATTCCCTCCGTCTCAGATTAACAGAcgcgcacgtagtttaagaaattgctttgacccttattttagtcaataaatatggaatatatgtcacaaaaattatatcataagaaagcttttttgcatacgaatctaacgatatatattttgtagacataaaaattatattttattgaccaaatcaaTAGTCAAAGTTTGTCTTGAACTGCGTGCGTGTCTGTTAAaccgaaacggaggtagtagtactaAATTTCCTTTAGTTATAACCAGTTAATGAGCAAGTTGCTCGTCTTTTTTGTCCTTTAGAGATGGTGGCCCATTAAATTAAATTGGTCTTAATCTGGAGATAGTACTAGCTAGTATGGCTTCGTCTCTATCAGATGTGACATGTCACCACCTACGAGAAAAAGAAAAGTCGCGCGCACTCTATTTTGGCCTTGAACGTGAATTTTTTTTGGGTTAAACTAGATAGAGAGGATACAATTCTGTAAGTCAAGCAAAAGTGTGATGGATccttatttctatttctattgcaTTCTATCTCATCGTATCATATTGTTCTCTACGATTCCACTTCGACAAAAGGAAAGAGCatactaaggctggtgccaatgcatcaccccactatagcctcgccacgtcagcttttccctcactctcaccccactctcacctcactctcaccccacggtgccagtgcacgggctatagtgccagctctcacttctctctcctccctaccgcctccctaccgcccccactagcaccgctatcgcctcccactcgccccgctctcgcctccaacgcgggctataggcgggTGGTACCGCGCCCTAACGCCGGGCGCCCGTGCCACCGCCCGACGCTACcgtctcgccccgctctcgcctcgctatcgccccgtcgcgggcggtagcgcccctcctagcgcccgcgttggcaccagcctaagttcAATAGCTTTACGCCTGCTATCCCGATCATGATTTCCGCATGGGGAAAGTAAAGGCCCTTCCCCCTTTGGAAGGCTGTGGGCTAGGAGGCATTCGAACCCCCGACACAGTGGTTCGTAGCCACGTGCTCTAATCCTCTGAGTTACAGGCCCACACGTCTCCACTGGATCTCTTCCCGGGGTACCCCTTCATTTCGGGTTAAGAAGATGAGAAAGCGTCTTTCTCTCTATAAAAGTAGCGCGTTCCAAGGCGTGAAGTGGGAGAGAGGGGATGTGATGATTGAGGTACTCAACGAGTGTAACAAATAGGATAATTTCCGTCCAAATTCGTTTCCAAATCTATATTTGATTTGAAGTGATCGACGTGTAAGAATATCTAATTCGAACTTGACATCGAATACGGCAGCACCCCGATATTTGTATCCAAAAAGTTATTTAAAATTATCTGACGATTTTTATATAAATAATCTGATTTTTCATCCAAAACATCAAGCTAACAAGGCATGTTTAGCACCTACTGAGTAGTCGAGTTTATTCGCTAAACAACAGCTCACTCACATTGTCAGTCTATCGAATGTGTAATCCAATTCTTTTTTGGATATTGGGCTACTGAAATGTGCTTCCATCTTATcatagcacatgtgtttgccttaCTACATCCATACGAATCTACTTTGTTTATGATATTAGTGTTATATATCTATACATTTATTCTGTCATCTTGCATTATTTATTTTATTATGGGTGTTATGTTAAACTTGTTACATCAATTATTTTGTACTATAATTTTCCGACCAACTTATGCGCGTACTAATTAAAGTTTTTCACATCTAGTCCGCTCCATTTTTGTTTCGAATCCGCGGGCTCATATATCCGTATCAGAATCCGCAATAGGTTATTATCCGATCCGCTGGAAATCcatgaagaaaaaaaatactGTAGAATATGATAACGGCAGAACCTGGTCCGTTCCGATCGCATCCCTGGCATGCTCTAATCTAATAATGGCCAACAAGGAAACTAATCAAATATAGGAAGCACCTTCTATTTTACACCGTGTGAAATGTGCTGAAGGAGcgaattatgagaattttcacCGAGGCTACTCGTCTGAGGACATTAGTTAGTCAGCGGCCGTTGCTTTGGCCCCAAGAATGTACCACGGGGGAATCAGCATATTCCAACATAAAAGAAAATCGTGATAATATGATTTACGAGTAGTACTAAATTTCATTTTGCCTTAGGAAAGAGGCAAATTCTCCTAGCCGTTCCTCTTTTGATGACGGTGGCACAGACAGCTCGTGCCGTCCGTCCGTCCATGAGGCATCATCAGACGTGAGCTCATCGGAACTCGGAAGCTGCTAGCCGCCAAGCAGAGGTGGCGACGCCGCCCCGCACGTGTCGCGCCTCCTGTCTCCGCCGCTGCGCTTTTGCGCGTCAGCGGCACCCCGCCGGATCAAAAAGCCGCCATCTTTCTCCTTCCTCTCCCCTCGGCCGCCCGAAACCAAAACCCACCAAGAACCTTCcttccatccatccatggccccgCCCCCGTCCGTGGCCGCGGCCCACGCTCGCGCCGGCGACGCGGTCGACCCtaccctccgcctccgccgcgcccctGCCGCCGAGGCGGACGCCGGCGGTCGGCGGGAGGACGCCGTCCCGCCGCCGCAAACGCAGCCGCAGAAGCAGCACGAGATGTTCTGCTACCGCGCGTCGGCGCCGGCCCACCGCCGGGTCAAGGAGAGCCCGCTCAGCTCCGACGCCATCTTCCGACAGGTGAGCCGTCGCCGCCAGTCCATTGAATTTTTTTATTGCTATTATCCCGTCCAGCATCGGATCCCATCCCCACCGAGAGTTGCATTTTATTTTTCCTGCGTTTCTAGTTCGTGAGCTCCCCCGATTCCCTCAGCTAGCAGCACGCGTGCTGGCCTGCTCCGGTGTCTGGCCGTGCTAGATTCTAGGCATATTCTTCAGATACAGCATACAGGTGCAGTTCATTTTTATGGTGGCACATGCTGCTACGGATTGAGGCCGTTGCCTCGTTTCGGGGATCATGGGACCAGTCGGGGCTGGAGGGGCGCGGCGCGGGGTGCATGCTGCAGAGTTTTTCGGCGGTGGAAAAGGCAGAGCATGAGGATAAATGTCGCTGTTTGCAGAGTTTGGCGTGTTGAGCAGATGAGCTGGTGCATGTATGAGATGTAGACTTGTACTAGTCGTAGACTCGTAGTGTGCGCATAGAGTTGTTGGGAGTGTGTTGGAGGCATTGGCGATTGACTTTCGATTCAGGAGTGCAGATGCCGGACTTGCTGGGAACTGTCGTCATCCACATGCTCAGTATGCCATGCCAGGCTGACATCCTAAACTAGGATAAAAGGAAAATAGAAGTCTGTGTGTCGTCATATTAGGAACTGCTAATTTTGTTCTGCATCCCAATTTGTTCGGTACATGGATGGACTTTTTTTTTTGGCATTGTTCTCCACTTACAAGGGGATATGAGCCCACAGCAAGCCCTCACACTCAGATGCACGAATGATCATAGCATTTAATCTGTTCCGGTACAAAGTTCACTACATTTCTTCGTTAAAATCTGAACAATATCGTTGGATGAAACCAACTTCAAGGACGAGTGCATATGTTTCCGCGTCACACTATTCTGCAGATGTTCCTGGGCATAACACCAATGTACAGCATTATAGAATTGAATCCATATAAAAAACATTTCATTTAGGGTATAACCTTATAAGTACACCATATAATCACCTTCTTCTTATTACTCTTAATTTAACTGGAAGTGAACTCTTTATTTTCAAACCATATTATATTAATTACTCGGTTGTAGACAGAAAATTCCTGAAATACCTACTTCTTCAACTGGTTGCAGAGTCATGCGGGTCTTCTGAACCTATGCATTGTTGTGCTGATTGCAGTTAACAGCAGGCTCATTATTGAGAACTTAATGAAGGTGCGGTTGCTTCCTATTTGAATGcccttcattttcatttatttctACTGTAATCTATCCCCTCCATAAAATAACACTTAGTTTTAGTGCTCCCGGTGTTTCTACGTGCTCACATGCTACCATGTTCTGAATTGCTCCAGTATGGCCTATTAATAAGAGCTGGATTTTGGTTTAGTGCAAGATCACTGCGAGATTGGCCACTTCTGATGTGCTGGTAGACATAATACTCACCAGTTCTCGTCTGGGTTTCATGAAACAGTGCTTGATTCTCTACAATTAATCAGTCTGTGAATTGCAGCCTCACTTTACCCATCTTCCCACTTGCTGCACTCATGACCGAGAAGATGGCTCAAAGAAATCTCATTCGTGAACATGTAAGTTTGTTTCTCAACACCTTTTGGTCTTAATCATCAGTTCTTCCCAGAATGGAGAAGTCTTTTCATCCAATATTCATTTCTTTTAATCTTATGTTCCTTATGCATAACTTATCTGGGCATAAGTGTGATATTGTCAAAACTTAGCATTAAATCAAAACTATTTAAAGTTCAGTATCTCGTAAGTGTCAATTGCTCATGACTTTGCTACACCTCTTGCAGGTGGCCATTCTTCTCCATATCATTATTACAACCACTGTCCTATTCTATCCAGTTGTTGTGATTCTTAAGTAAGCATATTTATTCTTTTTTATGCTTTGCAGTTTCTCTGGATGCATCTAGTTTTGACATTCACTTGGCTCTTGTGTATGGTGGTTTGACTTTGAAGTACAACCAGTTCGTTTCTCATTCATTTTACTTTTTGTATCTAATAATGTGGACATGTACTTGGTTCATGTGTTTCAAACGTAACTATTTCCTTTAGTTGGATGCTAAACAATTGCATAACTCTTCGATCTGATTTTATGTGGTGATCTCATTATGGCTCAATGAGAGCCTAATTTAAAATTGTTCCATTAGTAGTTCGCGATTGAAAAACAATGACAGTTATTCAGATCATTTAAAAATACGACCCATGGTGCCAATAAGTTCTACTGTGGGGGTACCGGCCTCTCTAATGTTTGTTACGTGGCATATGTCTGCGCACGCTAACATGTGTCATATATATGTCGAAGTAGgtattgtgtgtttgataactgtCAGGAGCTAGGATTACACGTCAATGGCAGTTTAGTGCTAAGTTTTCCACAAATATATTGGCCATGTGTTATTTATTGAAGTCCTGCCTTGTGCTTGCTATTATTTGGTTAAGCATTTGATTGCGTAAATATCCGTTCTAAGTTCAGTTACCTTCATTGTTTTTTCAGGTGTGAATCAGCAGTATTATCTGGATTTATGCTAATGTTTATTGCAAGCATTACTTGGTTGAAGCTTGTCTCTTTTGCTCATACTAATTATGATATAAGGGCATTGTCCAAAAGTATTGAAAAGGTATGAGTGCAGTACGATATTATATTTTACTGCAATTGTGGTTTCGAAAACATACAAGACAAATAAAAAGGCATTATCTGAAACCATATTAGCAAAAGGCTGACTGCTGCCGCATTTTTGGATCATCAATCAAGTGGACCAACGAACATTTTTCTTGTCTCTCTAAATGTGAATCTTTCGACAAGATTTAATACTGATCTTTTTATTCAAAATTGTTCTTTATTTTGGTCTCTTCAACATGGTTTCATTTAATACGCCAGGGAAGAATTATCTTGATATGAGTGGCTAGTGTTTTGTGCTTTTACACAGACTGGCCAGATCATTAAATTTCTGGCATGAATATGGTTACTTCCTTTTTAGTCACTGTTAACAGTAGAAATTCCCTTTAATATGTAATAGGGTGCTACATATGACAGTTCTATCGACGAGGAAAGCATTAAAGGTCCAACTATCAACAGAATAGTGTATTTCATGCTGGCCCCAACAGTTTGTTACCAGGTACTATTGTAGGACTAGGCCTGCAATTTCTCCTTTTAATTCCAAGTTATTAGTTGATTACATTATTTGAGAATATCTACATCAGTATTAACTATGTCTTTCCTCATGCTGCTCTGGTGTGTGTTATCCAGACAAGTTATCCCCGGACAGCATTTATTAGGAAAGGCTGGGTGACCCGGCAGCTTATAAAATGCCTAGTATTTACAGGCTTGATGGGTTTCATAATTGAGCAAGTGAGGCTGTTACATAATCCCTTGCGTTAGTTTTATATATATGTTTCTTCAATGAAATTAACGAAATCCTTTTTTGTTGCAGTACATAAATCCAATTGTCCAGAATTCCAAGCATCCGCTGAAAGGGAATTTCTTGGATGCTATTGAGAGAGTTCTGAAACTCTCAGTGCCAACGTTGTATGTTTGGCTTTGTATGTTCTATTGCTTTTTCCATTTGTGGTAAGTATCTTGATTACCTAGTATTGTCATGTTTATTATATTTCTCTTATTTGTTTCTTCCAGTCGCATAGAATACATCTGAAGACCTGAAACTAGTGAACTTGTTGGATATTGTGATTCTGTACAATACCTAACCAGCCTCTTATTGATTTCTCTTTTCACGAGTGAACGAGCTCCATACCCTCCCCCGTTGCTCGAGGTTTCCTATCCTTTCTTTCCTGGTCCTGAGTCCTCAAGCAGCTCACTTAAAGATACATGCCTCTCTTCCTCCTTTCGACCTCCCATAAGTCGCCAGGTTCTCCAATCGTAAAAGGGAATATTCCATGGCACAAGGTGTTGAGAAATGAGAAGTGGGCTATATCTCCCTTGTTTCTCCTTTTTTCTTTACGTGGTCACATCGTGCATGATGACATATCCATAGCTTTTGCATGAAAAAAATGAGTTTTGAGTACATAATTTCAGTAGGGCCAAATGGTTGACTACGTGAGGAACATACTATCATCGTACTAGTGAAATTAAGTTTTCAACAACCTTCAAACTCTTGTCTTCACAGCTTCGACTCATTTTTCTTCTGTATACAGGTTGAATATTCTTGCCGAACTTCTGCGTTTTGGTGATCGTGAATTCTACAAGGACTGGTGGAATGCCAAAACATTTGAAGAGGTGAAGGGCATGCTAAAAGTTTATGTTCTTTATTTTGGATTAGTATGAATAGAGCTAACATTGTTTGAATTTCGATGCATTGAAATGTGCTGGTATTTGGGGGACTTACTTCAGTATTGGAGAATGTGGAACATGGTAATTTCTCACCCATCCTTAAGAATAGTTGTTCTGGATTAAATGACAATTTCCTCCTAGCTGATAGATGACATATCTTAATAAGACCTAGATAGATTTCTGATTGATTGGCATTAATATGATATCCTTCCCTGACAATCGGCTACTTCTTGTCAGCCTGTTCATAAGTGGATTGTTCGACATATATATTTTCCTTGCATAAGGAATGGCTTTTCAAAGGTAATTTTTTCGACGTATCAAAATGGCTTTGTATTTTTTCATACCTGTGGAGATTAGATCTTGTGTGATAGCTGATGTTTGGTTGCTTCACCATTGCTGTATAGACAACAATCACTGCACTgttccctgcaaaaaaaaaaaatcactgtGCTCGAATATGCTAGTGCAGATAAACTAGAAACATGGTTAACCAAAGGACTATCGCCCTATTTTCTTCATCTTGTAACCTTTGATGCTAGTGAAATTAACTGAGATGAGAAAACAACTATTAATACTTGATAAGTTCACTCTTGGTTAACAACTTTGACATGGTAATTTAAATGGTTGTGAGACTACACTAACTAATATGCATGAATACTAAAAGAGCAACATGGGAAGAATTTCGAAGGTAGTGCAACATGGATGAGTAGAGAACATACTGTAATCTAGGAAATAGGAAATAGCATGGAAGGTCAAACAGAAGAATACCCAAATTTTACTTACAGAACGAGTGTAGAAAAAAATTCTTTATCTGTATTTATTGAGGCGTTAGTTTCACAGATCTCTGCTAGTACTTTCTGTTGATAACTGAGCTATTATGTTttttttaatacatacttctgaaatTCATGTTGAATCTACACTGCAGGGTTTTGCCATTCTCATCTCATTTCTGGTTTCAGCTGTATTTCATGAGGTACTGCACTTCAACGAGAGTTCTACATTACCTGCCTCtgtctatttttatttttatttttattttccctAGTCACCAGCTAGAATGGAAAATGGCTTGGCTCCATGTTCTTATCGTACTGATCTAGGTTGTAGGGAAAAAACAATGATAAACGTCATCTGAATCTTGGAATTTTCTTGTTCTGCATATATAACTTTACTTGCACTGAAAGGAAAGAACTGGTACGGTGTAACCGTCATTTCATCATATTTGTCAATGTCAACTTGCAGCTATGTATTGCTGTTCCTTGTCACATCTTCAAGTTATGGGCATTTTCTGGAATCATGTTTCAGGTATAGATGCAACTCCTGTATGAACTAATTTGAAGGACACTTCTTTTTCATGTTCTTACCTTTTCTAGGATCCATCACTACCTTCATGTCTTGTCTTTCTCAGATTCCCCTGCTATTGTTGACAAAGTATCTTCAAGATAAGTTCAAGAATACAATGGTAAGCCATGGtcactgcaaaaaaaaaaaaatccattgtttctCCCGACACACTAAGCTCCATTTAACTTAACAGGTTGGCAACATGATATTTTGGTTCTTCTTCAGCATAGTTGGGCAACCGATGTGTGTGCTTTTATACTACCATGATGTGATGAACAGACAAGCTCTATCAAATAGATAGCTCTGTTTAAAGGTGTACTATAATACAGATCATCCTAAGCAAATCAACTCGGCATGAAGAAGTAGCTGCCGCTTTACAGTTGACCATCATAGCTTGCGATGCTCCAAGTCCATGCTATTAGATTTTTATGTGCCCAGCCTGTTGTAGTCAACTTGCTGCGCTCCAAATGTATGCTATGCTGGGGTTTTGGGTTGAGGCGTGTACacaaaagatgtgttgctgatgcAACTGAAGATCATCTCTACACGTTCAGTTCACATGCCAGCAGAGCTATGTACATGTTTTTTAAATCTCAGTGGAGCTATGTACGTGATCCTGTGTAGATGTAAAAATGTATATGCAGTGTTATGCAATTCTCCGTGAGTTCAGGGTGAGCAAAAAGGCTCACTTTGAGAGAGAATAAGTACATAAACTGACCGCCAAGTCTGACATTTAGCACGTTCTGATTATCTTTGTGATGTGCTGACATATCAATGTGTATTGACCTTGCTTCAAGGAATAATGTAGCAACAACGTTGCAGTTTTTCTGCTCTCCACTTTTTTCATAGATGGCAATGTCAGATTTATGTGTGTGGATGATGTTATGGCGGCGTGGTCAGTGCTGCCAATTGCAGTCCTATTCTTTTTCATGCTTTTTCTAAAAGGACAGAACTAGGGAGCCGCTTGGCGTTTATCATGATGAATAGAAAAACTCTTTATCTCTCCGCTCGTGTTGCTGTTATCTTCAAGATCTTCCAAAGTTgtgagatgttgatatttttcagAAAAAATCACACGTAACCATAAGataatattttttatttgttAAAGCAGTTGATTACTTGATTACATTATATTGGTCACTAGGTTTCTGCGTGGCTCTTCATCAGTGTAAGATTTGTACGACAGCAATGCTAGGCAGTTATATGGGTTTATCATCTTTCACTTGTTATTCTATTTCTAGGATACTTACTCTTCAGTCCTCCCTAATATTGCAACATGGAAACATATAAAAAAATGTTACCCCGTAACAATGTATTGTTATGGCAAGTACGGGAATATATTGCAACTTATGGTGAggaatttttttttccaaatgtAATATGCGATTGAAACTCTGAAGACGAACTTCGATGTGAGGACGGATCGCTGGACGAAATTATGGTTTGTGACAAAACTCATTTTGAAATTTTGACTTCAGCAATTAACTCGGTGATGCCTAAGTTTATAGATTCGTGTATGAAAAAAGATAGACCGGTAtgactaagactgctcatagtgggagtaacatagctaataacatcacacatctcaagatattttggtgacatggcatgctaataaatgaagaaagagggtgaggtggtaactagctatgttaccataacatcacacacctcaaggcaagatgagtctacaacataataaatgatacaatgcatgacaccacatataaattactacccactatgaaggtagtaacctaaactagtaacatggcatatgttactagtctaaattactccc contains the following coding sequences:
- the LOC124683676 gene encoding diacylglycerol O-acyltransferase 1-2-like — protein: MAPPPSVAAAHARAGDAVDPTLRLRRAPAAEADAGGRREDAVPPPQTQPQKQHEMFCYRASAPAHRRVKESPLSSDAIFRQSHAGLLNLCIVVLIAVNSRLIIENLMKYGLLIRAGFWFSARSLRDWPLLMCCLTLPIFPLAALMTEKMAQRNLIREHVAILLHIIITTTVLFYPVVVILKCESAVLSGFMLMFIASITWLKLVSFAHTNYDIRALSKSIEKGATYDSSIDEESIKGPTINRIVYFMLAPTVCYQTSYPRTAFIRKGWVTRQLIKCLVFTGLMGFIIEQYINPIVQNSKHPLKGNFLDAIERVLKLSVPTLYVWLCMFYCFFHLWLNILAELLRFGDREFYKDWWNAKTFEEYWRMWNMPVHKWIVRHIYFPCIRNGFSKGFAILISFLVSAVFHELCIAVPCHIFKLWAFSGIMFQIPLLLLTKYLQDKFKNTMVGNMIFWFFFSIVGQPMCVLLYYHDVMNRQALSNR